Proteins encoded by one window of Candidatus Nitrosocosmicus hydrocola:
- a CDS encoding PQQ-dependent sugar dehydrogenase, translating into MFTLTLVLSFSSNYCSDYFSYGAYSKALPSPSGPTINDEGLTVEKVVSGLTFPTSMTFVGDNDILVTEKNTGQVMRILDGQIQSSPLIDLSVATKIERGLLGIAASKHPDGKTSVFLSYTESGNEQDGSDVRENVDPLGNRLYRYDYVDGQLVNPVLLLDLTAIPNNINRTDHNGGKLLIGPDNNIYMIIGEVGGHRTQAQNIANGPAPNGLGGVLRITQDGQVVENESIFGSELPLSIYYAMGIRNSFGIDFDPLTGNLWDTENGPTSGDEINLVFPGFNSGWSLIQGFSDDDLLGNGASSSDLVIFGSGKYAEPKFAWHIPIGPTALKFLNSDKLGKDYENNLFVGDINNGNLYRFTLNEARDDIVINDTYVGDVTPLVDKRVDNTVESIPIIFGQGFGGITDIQIGPDGYMYVLSFTGDLYKILPASQSTIPKSQSSLQSSVVPEDSILVTINGISGENSYSPNPINVKSGDTITWYNADTVSHTATSGSDTDPNEGQLFDSDAILSKQAYSLKFDNEGVYNYYCIYHPSMVGEIIVE; encoded by the coding sequence ATGTTTACTCTTACTCTGGTATTATCTTTTTCATCTAATTATTGTTCTGATTATTTTTCTTATGGCGCCTATTCTAAGGCACTACCTTCACCGTCGGGGCCCACTATTAACGATGAGGGCTTAACCGTTGAAAAAGTGGTTTCTGGGTTAACCTTTCCAACTAGTATGACATTTGTAGGAGATAATGATATCTTGGTTACTGAAAAAAATACTGGTCAAGTTATGCGAATTCTTGATGGTCAAATACAAAGCAGTCCATTGATTGATTTATCTGTAGCGACCAAAATAGAACGAGGCTTGTTGGGAATAGCTGCTTCAAAGCATCCAGACGGAAAAACATCCGTTTTTCTTTCATACACCGAATCTGGAAATGAACAAGATGGAAGTGATGTTAGAGAAAATGTTGATCCTTTGGGAAACAGATTGTATAGATATGACTATGTGGATGGGCAACTAGTTAACCCAGTTCTTTTGTTGGATCTTACTGCCATCCCAAATAATATTAATAGAACCGATCACAATGGTGGTAAACTTTTGATAGGACCTGACAACAATATCTATATGATAATTGGAGAAGTTGGTGGACATCGAACACAAGCCCAAAATATAGCGAATGGCCCTGCCCCAAATGGATTAGGAGGTGTTCTCAGAATTACTCAAGATGGTCAAGTAGTGGAAAATGAATCGATATTTGGAAGTGAACTTCCCCTAAGTATTTATTATGCCATGGGTATTCGAAACAGTTTTGGTATAGATTTTGATCCTTTGACAGGGAATTTATGGGACACCGAAAATGGACCTACATCTGGGGATGAAATAAACCTAGTATTTCCTGGTTTTAATAGTGGCTGGTCATTAATTCAGGGTTTCTCTGATGACGATTTGTTAGGCAACGGTGCATCCTCCTCAGATCTAGTAATTTTCGGAAGCGGAAAATATGCCGAGCCTAAATTTGCCTGGCATATACCTATTGGCCCAACTGCCCTAAAGTTTCTTAATTCAGATAAATTGGGAAAAGATTATGAAAATAACTTGTTTGTTGGCGACATAAATAATGGAAATTTATATAGATTTACATTAAATGAAGCACGCGATGATATTGTCATAAATGATACATATGTAGGTGATGTGACCCCTCTTGTTGATAAGAGGGTAGACAATACTGTCGAAAGCATTCCCATAATATTTGGACAGGGCTTTGGTGGAATAACCGATATTCAAATTGGTCCCGATGGTTACATGTACGTATTAAGTTTTACAGGCGATTTGTATAAAATACTACCTGCATCTCAAAGTACAATACCAAAATCTCAATCTTCATTGCAATCTAGTGTTGTTCCTGAAGATTCCATTTTGGTAACGATAAATGGGATTAGTGGGGAGAATTCTTATTCTCCAAATCCAATTAATGTAAAATCAGGTGACACGATAACTTGGTATAATGCAGACACTGTATCACACACAGCCACTTCTGGTTCTGACACCGATCCAAATGAAGGTCAATTGTTTGATTCTGATGCAATACTTTCAAAACAGGCCTATTCATTGAAATTTGACAATGAGGGAGTCTACAACTACTATTGTATTTATCATCCATCGATGGTGGGAGAAATTATTGTAGAATAA
- a CDS encoding metal-dependent transcriptional regulator yields the protein MYLKAMWSIMESGQELKVSSIAKILNVTQPSVVQMLHKLNDSLLIDYKKGSIVTLTSEGENIGKQMIRNTRLLEVLMKDALKIDVDEEMVCGIEHHMKEIFTDALCTLLKHPKICPHGYHIPEGNCCIK from the coding sequence ATGTATCTAAAGGCAATGTGGTCTATCATGGAAAGTGGACAAGAGTTAAAAGTAAGCTCTATAGCCAAGATCTTAAATGTAACTCAACCGTCGGTCGTTCAAATGCTTCATAAATTAAATGATTCTCTTTTAATTGATTACAAGAAGGGTTCAATAGTGACTCTTACAAGTGAAGGAGAAAACATTGGAAAACAAATGATACGCAACACTCGATTATTAGAAGTACTAATGAAAGATGCACTTAAAATCGATGTAGATGAAGAGATGGTTTGCGGCATAGAACACCACATGAAAGAAATTTTTACTGATGCTCTTTGTACTTTGTTGAAGCATCCAAAAATATGTCCTCATGGCTATCACATACCTGAGGGAAATTGTTGCATCAAATGA
- the murI gene encoding glutamate racemase: MLHRPIAVFDSGLGSLSVVRELRKTIPTENFLYYADKMNFPYGGKTKSELKDIIVKSIKFLEKYQPKLIVMASNTPSIQIYEEIKNNFSVDIIPTRLPLKKTINLSRKKHIAIMASRGTLESKEFDYQIKKEVPQQIFVEKIDSTKIISLVEEGTFLFDQKLTYQRIKEVIKPHIDNTIDVVALCSTHLPIVKNYIEAVLPSIKLVNSSTEVARDVKNYLKYTGDLSKNGTGKFEVLVSAEKNNFQSILRSMGVRELIFDVSLQL, encoded by the coding sequence GTGTTGCATAGACCTATTGCCGTATTTGATTCGGGGTTAGGATCCTTATCTGTTGTCAGAGAGTTAAGAAAAACTATTCCAACGGAAAACTTTCTTTACTATGCCGATAAGATGAATTTTCCCTACGGAGGAAAGACAAAAAGCGAGTTAAAAGATATAATCGTAAAATCAATAAAATTTCTGGAAAAATATCAACCAAAGCTAATAGTAATGGCATCAAATACACCTTCAATTCAAATATATGAGGAAATAAAGAATAATTTCTCAGTCGATATTATTCCGACTCGCCTACCATTGAAAAAGACTATAAATCTTAGTAGAAAAAAACACATAGCTATTATGGCTTCGAGAGGTACGCTCGAAAGCAAAGAATTTGACTATCAAATAAAAAAAGAAGTTCCTCAACAGATTTTTGTTGAAAAAATAGATTCTACAAAAATAATTAGCCTTGTTGAGGAGGGAACATTCTTGTTTGATCAGAAATTAACTTATCAAAGAATTAAGGAGGTGATTAAACCGCATATAGATAATACAATTGATGTAGTAGCTTTATGTAGCACTCATTTACCAATAGTTAAAAACTACATTGAAGCAGTTTTACCTTCAATTAAATTAGTAAATTCTTCAACTGAAGTTGCACGCGACGTAAAGAATTATCTCAAATATACGGGAGACTTGAGTAAAAATGGTACAGGCAAGTTTGAGGTCCTTGTATCTGCCGAAAAGAATAATTTTCAATCTATTCTTCGCTCTATGGGAGTTCGAGAACTAATATTTGACGTATCATTGCAACTTTAG
- a CDS encoding hydantoinase/oxoprolinase family protein, whose product MKKIRIGIDVGGTFTKAVAIDVIEKKILGKKSVPTTHSLDGGVSVGIVNALSMLIEVCKIDHEEIELISHSTTQAVNAFLEGDVSKVGIIGMGVGMEKTNVVKRTHIKDISLNSNKFLKTCYTFLDTSKYLEGPGIVKSIENLVSEGAQSIVVSEAFGVDDPSNELFVMKHSKLPCTAGHELTGIYGLEIRTLTATINASILPKATSTATYVKSAVSKLGINVPVMIMKGDGGVTTLDSFLHKPIITVLSGPAASVVGALLFLQVLEGIFIEVGGTSTNISIIKDGKPEMRYVNIMEHPTCIRSLDSRICGVAGGSLIRVSPKRKIIDVGPRSSHIAGMEYSCFANPEDLLKGEIVTISPLNNDPNDYVCIEVPGGKKYGITNTCAANALNLIPANDNAYGNTDAARIAFTKLATHVGVTPEQIAQQVIDVSVSKIADYILPMIKEYKLSKNRIVVIGGGGGASVLVPMVAKKLSFEYKKADYADVISSIGVATGMIYEEKERTINNPTPEDVTQLITEIKEEAIRKNASPDSLSVQSEYVSDRSILRVTAIGNVTLDLNSNGSKELDQEELLGIAKDLFQYQGNVSLEHKLGNYYIFTNSYKRKKLFFNTNKQSILVLDKYGRVRLSLDNGKLIHSSATILTTDLPSIISKFSTNSDLSPTVHLLDGFQLLDFSSLNAHEQVIQAITEQLNKINSDVLLIIKQ is encoded by the coding sequence ATGAAAAAGATTCGAATCGGTATCGACGTAGGAGGAACCTTTACCAAGGCTGTAGCAATAGATGTAATCGAAAAGAAAATCCTTGGAAAAAAATCTGTTCCAACAACTCATTCATTGGATGGCGGGGTGTCTGTTGGTATTGTGAATGCATTATCTATGCTAATCGAGGTTTGTAAGATTGATCATGAAGAGATAGAGCTGATTTCTCACAGCACAACTCAAGCTGTGAATGCATTCCTTGAAGGAGATGTATCAAAAGTTGGTATTATTGGAATGGGAGTTGGAATGGAAAAAACAAATGTTGTAAAACGAACTCACATCAAAGATATATCTTTAAATTCTAATAAATTTTTAAAAACTTGTTATACCTTTTTGGATACTTCTAAATATTTAGAAGGACCCGGCATTGTCAAATCCATAGAAAATTTAGTATCTGAGGGAGCTCAATCAATAGTTGTTAGTGAAGCTTTTGGAGTTGATGACCCTAGTAATGAATTGTTTGTTATGAAACATTCAAAGCTTCCTTGCACTGCGGGTCATGAACTAACGGGAATTTATGGATTGGAAATTAGAACTTTGACCGCAACTATCAATGCCAGTATCCTTCCAAAAGCTACAAGTACTGCAACCTATGTAAAGTCTGCAGTAAGTAAGCTTGGCATTAATGTACCTGTAATGATAATGAAAGGCGATGGTGGCGTAACTACACTGGATTCTTTTTTGCATAAACCAATAATAACTGTATTGTCCGGTCCAGCGGCGAGTGTTGTAGGTGCGTTACTGTTTTTGCAGGTATTAGAAGGAATATTTATAGAAGTTGGGGGCACATCAACCAATATTAGTATCATTAAAGATGGTAAGCCAGAAATGCGCTATGTGAATATTATGGAACATCCTACTTGCATAAGATCTCTTGACTCTAGAATATGTGGTGTCGCCGGGGGTTCATTGATAAGAGTTTCTCCAAAAAGAAAAATTATAGACGTTGGTCCCAGGTCCTCGCATATTGCGGGAATGGAGTATTCCTGTTTTGCGAATCCCGAGGATCTATTAAAAGGTGAAATTGTTACTATTAGTCCATTAAATAATGATCCTAATGACTATGTTTGTATAGAGGTTCCAGGTGGTAAGAAATATGGAATAACTAATACATGTGCAGCAAATGCATTAAATCTTATTCCTGCGAATGATAATGCATATGGGAATACAGATGCAGCTAGAATTGCTTTTACTAAGCTGGCGACTCATGTAGGGGTGACTCCAGAGCAAATTGCCCAACAAGTCATAGACGTCTCTGTTTCCAAAATTGCTGATTATATCCTTCCCATGATTAAAGAATACAAGTTATCTAAAAACAGAATTGTGGTTATTGGTGGAGGTGGAGGAGCTTCTGTTTTGGTTCCCATGGTTGCAAAAAAACTTAGTTTTGAATACAAGAAGGCAGATTACGCAGATGTCATATCCTCAATTGGAGTTGCTACTGGGATGATTTATGAAGAAAAGGAAAGAACAATTAATAATCCTACTCCTGAGGATGTTACGCAATTGATAACTGAAATTAAGGAAGAAGCAATTCGTAAGAATGCCTCACCCGATTCTCTGTCTGTTCAATCTGAATATGTAAGTGATCGATCAATATTACGAGTTACTGCAATAGGTAACGTTACTCTTGATTTAAATAGTAATGGTTCTAAAGAATTAGATCAAGAAGAATTGCTTGGAATCGCAAAAGATCTATTTCAATATCAAGGGAATGTTTCTCTCGAGCATAAACTAGGAAATTATTACATTTTTACCAACTCATATAAACGTAAAAAGCTATTCTTCAATACAAACAAGCAATCTATACTTGTTTTAGACAAATACGGCAGAGTGCGCCTCTCCCTAGACAATGGCAAATTAATACATAGTTCGGCAACCATATTAACGACTGACCTGCCCTCAATTATATCAAAATTCTCAACAAATTCTGATTTAAGTCCAACTGTTCACTTGCTAGATGGATTCCAATTATTAGATTTTTCTAGCCTTAATGCTCATGAACAAGTAATTCAAGCAATAACAGAACAGTTAAACAAAATAAATTCGGACGTTTTGTTAATAATAAAACAATAG
- a CDS encoding ribose-phosphate diphosphokinase: MKDIAVLPGPSSITLGTSIASSLNVDPVEVELRTFSDGESKIRINANLVNKRCVVVQSTFPPVDSHYLQTLMMLSYCIKSGAAEVIPVVPYMGYARQDRTFLEGEVVTMALISKLFDCFQINNLVTNDIHSSTALSCFNLNVSNISSIPLLAKYAQSNFNLIDPLIVSPDQGGATRAKLFSDILKTSSINLRKKRDRETGNITIEENLDIVAKDRDIVLVDDMISSGGTIMKAIDVLKKNDCNRIFVMCVHALSDEKSLDALRKTGIHDLISTNSIPRSCSKIDLSDEIAKTLSLILDI, from the coding sequence GTGAAAGATATAGCGGTTTTACCAGGGCCATCTTCAATTACGTTAGGCACGTCTATTGCTTCAAGCTTAAATGTTGATCCCGTTGAAGTTGAATTGCGAACTTTTTCTGATGGAGAAAGCAAAATACGAATAAATGCGAACTTGGTTAACAAGAGATGTGTCGTAGTACAATCCACTTTTCCTCCGGTAGATTCACATTATTTACAAACATTGATGATGCTTTCATATTGTATTAAATCAGGTGCTGCAGAGGTTATACCAGTTGTCCCTTACATGGGATATGCAAGACAAGATCGAACTTTCTTAGAAGGCGAAGTTGTAACCATGGCTCTTATCTCAAAACTTTTTGATTGTTTCCAAATCAATAATTTAGTTACTAATGATATTCACAGTTCCACTGCATTGTCTTGTTTTAACTTGAATGTTTCTAATATCTCATCCATTCCACTACTTGCTAAATATGCTCAATCCAATTTCAACTTAATTGATCCCCTGATTGTCTCGCCGGATCAAGGGGGGGCTACAAGAGCAAAGTTGTTTTCTGACATTCTAAAAACTTCATCTATAAACCTAAGGAAGAAGCGAGATAGAGAGACGGGAAATATAACCATAGAGGAAAATCTTGACATTGTTGCTAAGGATCGCGACATAGTATTAGTAGATGATATGATATCAAGTGGGGGCACTATAATGAAGGCCATTGATGTTTTAAAGAAAAATGATTGCAATAGAATTTTTGTCATGTGCGTTCATGCCTTATCCGATGAAAAATCATTAGATGCTTTGAGAAAAACTGGAATTCATGATCTAATATCTACCAATAGTATTCCTAGATCATGCTCAAAGATAGATTTAAGTGATGAAATTGCTAAAACATTGTCTTTGATTTTAGATATATGA
- the rnz gene encoding ribonuclease Z, producing the protein MVSLEVIFLGTSAAMPTADRSLSSIVVNRNGTLLIFDAGEGMQYNFIRANLGFNKKTLLFITHLHSDHILGILGFLQTLSLQGRTLPIDIFGPKPLHDFIFENIKLLRINLTFQINIHKISDSKGILVEEKEYKILYCKSEHGPGVCSYAYCVVEKNRPGKFDIKKARTLEIPEGELYSLLQQGIDIVDKNRVIHSSEIVGQTRPGRKIGISGDTRPSENLCNFFKNCDLLIFESTFSSNELLKAKESYHSTAIETATLAKLASVHRLCLTHFSSRYKDLEVLLDEARSVFFPTELAFDLKTICVNYKN; encoded by the coding sequence ATGGTAAGTCTTGAGGTAATATTTTTGGGCACGTCTGCTGCAATGCCTACGGCGGATAGATCACTTTCCTCTATTGTGGTTAATAGAAATGGGACATTACTCATTTTTGATGCAGGGGAGGGTATGCAATACAATTTTATCCGAGCAAACCTTGGATTCAATAAAAAAACCTTGCTATTTATTACCCATTTGCATTCGGATCACATTCTGGGTATTTTGGGATTTTTGCAAACCCTTTCACTTCAGGGAAGAACGTTACCTATTGATATTTTCGGTCCTAAACCTTTGCATGATTTCATATTTGAAAATATAAAATTGCTGCGAATCAACTTAACTTTTCAAATAAACATACATAAAATTTCTGATTCTAAAGGGATTTTGGTCGAAGAAAAAGAGTATAAAATCCTGTATTGCAAATCTGAACATGGACCTGGTGTTTGTTCCTATGCTTATTGTGTGGTTGAAAAGAATAGACCGGGGAAATTCGATATTAAAAAAGCAAGAACACTGGAAATTCCAGAGGGGGAACTATACAGTTTACTTCAACAAGGAATAGATATTGTAGATAAAAATCGAGTAATTCATTCTAGTGAAATCGTTGGTCAAACAAGACCTGGTAGAAAAATTGGTATTTCAGGAGATACTCGTCCATCTGAAAATCTTTGCAATTTTTTTAAAAATTGCGATTTGCTAATATTTGAGTCAACTTTCTCATCCAATGAACTATTAAAGGCAAAGGAAAGCTATCATTCAACAGCTATTGAAACTGCAACCCTTGCAAAATTGGCATCGGTTCACAGATTATGCCTGACTCATTTTAGCAGTAGATATAAAGACTTGGAGGTATTGTTAGACGAAGCACGTTCTGTTTTCTTTCCTACTGAACTCGCTTTTGATTTGAAGACTATTTGTGTTAACTATAAAAACTAA
- the cobM gene encoding precorrin-4 C(11)-methyltransferase — protein sequence MIQKNTVYFVGSGPGDPELITIKAKNLVENADVIIYSGSLLNPELLRYAKKDAQLFDAAKLSRVEIYEILKEATKNDRLAIRFHDGDPGLFSTIREQIDKLEQDNINCNVVPGITSLLGAAASMNLEMTLPGITQSIIITRAEFRTPVPDREKISELAKHGATMAFYLSVHLLDRIVKELLNGGVYTNDTPVAIVYKATWKDQKIITGTIGTIVRKVKEERIVKTALIIVGDVIAPKEYEFSKVYDSKFTHGYRKGKDEVRDSN from the coding sequence ATGATTCAAAAAAATACTGTATATTTTGTAGGCTCTGGACCTGGCGATCCTGAACTTATAACTATCAAAGCAAAAAATCTTGTCGAAAATGCAGACGTGATAATATACTCTGGCTCTTTGCTAAATCCCGAATTATTAAGATACGCTAAGAAAGATGCTCAACTATTTGATGCAGCAAAATTGAGCAGAGTAGAGATATATGAAATTCTCAAAGAAGCTACAAAGAATGATAGACTGGCAATAAGATTTCATGATGGAGACCCAGGGTTATTTAGCACTATTCGTGAACAAATAGATAAGTTGGAACAAGATAACATTAACTGCAATGTTGTACCTGGGATAACATCCTTACTCGGTGCAGCGGCTTCAATGAACTTGGAGATGACTCTACCAGGAATTACACAATCAATAATAATAACTAGAGCAGAATTCAGAACTCCTGTACCGGATAGAGAAAAAATCTCTGAACTTGCAAAACATGGTGCAACCATGGCATTTTATTTAAGCGTTCATTTGTTAGATAGGATTGTTAAAGAGCTGTTAAATGGAGGAGTATATACTAATGATACACCAGTAGCAATAGTATACAAGGCAACATGGAAGGATCAAAAAATAATAACAGGAACGATCGGCACTATTGTTAGAAAGGTCAAGGAAGAGAGAATAGTCAAAACTGCTTTAATAATCGTTGGAGACGTTATTGCTCCAAAAGAATATGAATTTTCAAAGGTTTATGATTCAAAATTTACCCACGGATATAGAAAAGGTAAAGACGAGGTTAGAGACTCTAACTGA
- the cobI gene encoding precorrin-2 C(20)-methyltransferase, whose translation MHNSVLYCIGCGPGDPELVTIKAINLIKNADIIFTPTARENKPSVALSIVEKYVSKGTEVRQLIFPMTKDVTKLKDSWKNNANEISEAVRSGKRAVYLTVGDPSLYSTWIYIHKEILTNHKDVEVEIVPGITSIFSFSAELKTPVGEGEEIIGIIPACYNLDRLKTAAECCDTLVFLKDGRYFNSVIDVLMESSFPDDSDVFIAQDVSTKAESLKRRKLVDVAKDKNENNDKYFSIMIAKKKK comes from the coding sequence ATGCATAATTCAGTTCTTTATTGTATAGGTTGTGGTCCTGGTGACCCAGAATTAGTAACCATAAAAGCAATTAATTTGATAAAAAATGCGGATATAATTTTTACACCTACTGCAAGGGAAAACAAGCCCAGTGTTGCTCTTTCTATAGTAGAAAAATATGTATCCAAGGGGACTGAAGTGCGGCAATTAATATTTCCCATGACAAAAGACGTGACGAAATTAAAGGATTCTTGGAAAAATAATGCCAATGAAATATCAGAGGCAGTTAGGAGTGGAAAAAGAGCCGTTTATCTAACAGTTGGGGACCCCTCTTTGTACAGTACCTGGATCTATATCCATAAGGAAATACTCACAAATCATAAAGATGTGGAAGTTGAAATTGTCCCTGGTATAACTTCGATCTTTTCATTTTCTGCAGAACTTAAGACTCCTGTAGGTGAGGGGGAGGAAATAATAGGAATAATTCCTGCATGTTACAATTTAGACAGACTGAAAACAGCTGCAGAATGCTGTGACACCTTAGTATTTTTAAAAGATGGAAGATATTTTAATAGCGTAATTGATGTCTTAATGGAATCCAGTTTTCCAGATGATTCGGATGTCTTTATAGCCCAAGACGTTTCTACAAAGGCTGAGTCACTAAAGAGAAGAAAGTTAGTCGATGTAGCAAAGGACAAGAATGAAAACAATGATAAGTACTTTTCCATTATGATAGCCAAAAAGAAAAAATGA
- the cbiT gene encoding precorrin-6Y C5,15-methyltransferase (decarboxylating) subunit CbiT, giving the protein MLWNYKTPGILDELFDRTENVPITKEDIRSIIISKLRLKEGLTAIDIGCGSGSITVELALQTRAKVYAIDSDIDAINLTEKNLLKFGVLKDTVIIHGKAQDVLPTLPTVDVVVIGGTTGDTDRIVNLALSKLNKGGRLVLTSILIETIYNALKAMQDSSLQDIDITQVTIAKSKKTSSGTMMISRNPVIIFSGTK; this is encoded by the coding sequence ATGTTATGGAATTACAAGACGCCTGGAATATTAGATGAATTATTTGATAGAACTGAAAACGTCCCCATTACAAAAGAAGACATTCGATCAATAATCATCAGTAAATTACGCCTAAAAGAAGGACTTACGGCCATTGATATAGGATGTGGCAGTGGTAGTATAACTGTGGAACTTGCTCTTCAAACAAGAGCCAAGGTGTATGCAATAGATTCAGATATAGATGCGATAAATTTAACCGAGAAGAACCTATTGAAATTTGGGGTACTTAAAGATACAGTCATTATTCATGGAAAGGCCCAGGATGTATTACCAACCTTGCCAACTGTTGATGTTGTTGTTATCGGCGGGACTACTGGAGATACCGACAGAATAGTCAATCTGGCACTGTCAAAATTGAATAAAGGAGGAAGGTTGGTACTTACATCTATTCTAATAGAAACCATTTATAATGCCCTTAAAGCTATGCAGGATTCAAGTCTACAAGACATAGATATCACTCAGGTAACGATTGCAAAGTCGAAAAAAACAAGCTCAGGTACGATGATGATATCAAGAAATCCAGTTATCATTTTCTCTGGTACTAAATGA